The following are encoded in a window of Oreochromis aureus strain Israel breed Guangdong linkage group 10, ZZ_aureus, whole genome shotgun sequence genomic DNA:
- the LOC116334034 gene encoding replication protein A 70 kDa DNA-binding subunit-like isoform X2, whose product MAVCPMALCKGLDVDKPVLQLLNIRQISNASGPPRFRLMMSDGQHSLTSCLLATQLNYLSDENLLVPNCVCLLKKTVNNTLADGRRVVVVMDMDILKSAEEAGGKIGNPTPYNTDGKMSSPQKVSSSTYVPESPPSAAVPGPSYRNYFSPRGRGGSFTGQAPMKASPMKASPMKASPMKASPMKASPMKASPMKASAIKASPSKGLTVKVSPMKASPMKANSASPGSSAKVIPIASLNPYQSKWTIRARVTNKSSIRTWSNSRGEGKLFSFEIVDESGEIRITAFNKEVDKFFSLVEQGKVYYISKATLKPANKQYTTLKNDYEMTLHAHSSIVPCDDNQSIPTVHCDFVPIAELENRDKDAIIDVIGICKSAEDVSRITTKNSREVSKRALSIIDQTGKVVTVTLWGEEAENFDGSTQPVVAIKGARLSDFGGRSLSALFSSTVMVNPDIPQAFRLRAWYDREGFAINSQSLTETRSAGTGLNVNWKTLSDIKNEDMGHGEKAQYFSCVATVLYIRKENCLYQACPSADCNKKVIDQQNGLYRCEKCNREFPNFKYRLLLSANLADFGDNQWVTCFQETAEALLGHSAETLGHLRDTDEAAFDEVFQKANFTTHIFKNRVKLETYNDESRVKVTVMEVQPVDHREYSRRLLQNIYKLAR is encoded by the exons ATGGCAGTTTGTCCAATG GCCCTCTGCAAAGGCTTAGATGTGGACAAGCCcgtgctgcagctgctg AACATCCGTCAGATCAGTAATGCCTCAGGCCCACCCAGATTCCGACTTATGATGAGTGATGGCCAGCACTCTCTGACTT CTTGCCTGCTTGCTACCCAGTTAAACTATTTATCTGACGAGAACCTCCTGGTACCAAACTGCGTGTGTTTGTTGAAAAAGACCGTCAACAACACTTTGGCTGATGGCAG gCGTGTGGTTGTTGTTATGGACATGGATATATTAAAGTCAGCAGAGGAAGCTGGGGGAAAGATTGGAAATCCCACTCCTTATAATACAGATG GTAAGATGTCATCTCCACAGAAGGTGTCATCAAGTACCTATGTTCCAGAGTCCCCTCCGTCTGCTGCCGTGCCTGGACCCTCCTATAGGAACTACTTCT CTCCCCGAGGCAGAGGAGGAAGTTTTACGGGACAAGCACCCATGAAAGCTTCTCCCATGAAAGCTTCTCCCATGAAAGCTTCTCCCATGAAAGCTTCTCCCATGAAAGCTTCTCCCATGAAAGCTTCTCCCATGAAGGCCTCGGCTATAAAAGCATCACCCAGTAAGGGCTTAACCGTGAAGGTTTCACCCATGAAAGCTTCGCCCATGAAGGCCAACAGCGCTTCTCCAGGTTCTTCAGCAAAAGTGATTCCTATTGCAAGCCTCAACCCCTACCAAAGCAA gTGGACTATCAGAGCCAGAGTCACCAACAAGTCGAGCATTCGCACGTGGAGTAACTCCAGAGGAGAGGGCAAGCTCTTCTCCTTTGAGATAGTGGATGAGAGT GGTGAAATCAGGATCACTGCTTTCAACAAGGAAGTGGACAAGTTTTTCTCTCTAGTGGAGCAAGGCAAG GTGTACTACATCTCCAAGGCTACACTCAAGCCGGCCAACAAACAGTACACCACGCTGAAGAACGACTACGAGATGACCCTCCACGCTCACTCATCCATCGTGCCATGTGATGACAATCAGAGCATCCCCACAGTGCACTGTGACTTTGTGCCCATCGCAGAACTGGAAAATCGAGACAAAGATGCTATCATTG ATGTGATTGGAATATGTAAGAGTGCTGAGGATGTATCCCGTATCACCACTAAGAACAGCAGAGAAGTCTCCAAGAGGGCTCTCAGCATAATCGACCAAACAGGCAAAGTCGTGACAGTCACACTGTGGGGCGAAGAG gCAGAAAATTTTGATGGCTCTACGCAGCCAGTGGTTGCCATCAAAGGAGCTCGATTGTCTGATTTTGGGGGAAGATCTCTCTCTGCATTGTTCAGTTCAACAGTCATGGTCAACCCAGATATACCACAGGCCTTTAGACTGAGAGCCTG GTATGACCGGGAAGGCTTTGCAATCAACAGCCAGTCGCTGACAGAGACCAGGTCAGCAGGCACAGGATTAAACGTGAACTGGAAAACACTGAGCGACATTAAGAATGAAGACATGGGCCATGGAGAGAAG GCACAGTATTTCAGCTGCGTGGCGACAGTGCTGTACATTCGTAAGGAGAATTGTCTGTACCAAGCCTGTCCATCTGCAGACTGCAACAAGAAGGTCATCGACCAGCAGAATGGGCTGTACCGCTGCGAAAAGTGTAACAGAGAGTTCCCCAACTTCAAATACAGACTCTTACTTTCT GCTAACTTAGCTGACTTCGGGGATAACCAGTGGGTGACGTGCTTCCAGGAGACAGCTGAGGCCCTGTTGGGTCACAGCGCAGAAACTCTCGGACATctcagagacaca GATGAAGCTGCCTTCGATGAAGTCTTCCAGAAAGCCAACTTCACAACTCACATCTTTAAAAACAGAGTCAAGCTAGAGACCTACAAC GATGAGAGTCGAGTGAAGGTAACTGTAATGGAAGTCCAGCCGGTCGACCACAGGGAATACAGCCGGAGACTCCTGCAAAACATCTACAAATTGGCTAGATGA
- the LOC116334034 gene encoding replication protein A 70 kDa DNA-binding subunit-like isoform X1 — protein sequence MNVPLTKGAVEALCKGLDVDKPVLQLLNIRQISNASGPPRFRLMMSDGQHSLTSCLLATQLNYLSDENLLVPNCVCLLKKTVNNTLADGRRVVVVMDMDILKSAEEAGGKIGNPTPYNTDGKMSSPQKVSSSTYVPESPPSAAVPGPSYRNYFSPRGRGGSFTGQAPMKASPMKASPMKASPMKASPMKASPMKASPMKASAIKASPSKGLTVKVSPMKASPMKANSASPGSSAKVIPIASLNPYQSKWTIRARVTNKSSIRTWSNSRGEGKLFSFEIVDESGEIRITAFNKEVDKFFSLVEQGKVYYISKATLKPANKQYTTLKNDYEMTLHAHSSIVPCDDNQSIPTVHCDFVPIAELENRDKDAIIDVIGICKSAEDVSRITTKNSREVSKRALSIIDQTGKVVTVTLWGEEAENFDGSTQPVVAIKGARLSDFGGRSLSALFSSTVMVNPDIPQAFRLRAWYDREGFAINSQSLTETRSAGTGLNVNWKTLSDIKNEDMGHGEKAQYFSCVATVLYIRKENCLYQACPSADCNKKVIDQQNGLYRCEKCNREFPNFKYRLLLSANLADFGDNQWVTCFQETAEALLGHSAETLGHLRDTDEAAFDEVFQKANFTTHIFKNRVKLETYNDESRVKVTVMEVQPVDHREYSRRLLQNIYKLAR from the exons ATGAACGTACCTCTTACAAAAGGGGCGGTTGAA GCCCTCTGCAAAGGCTTAGATGTGGACAAGCCcgtgctgcagctgctg AACATCCGTCAGATCAGTAATGCCTCAGGCCCACCCAGATTCCGACTTATGATGAGTGATGGCCAGCACTCTCTGACTT CTTGCCTGCTTGCTACCCAGTTAAACTATTTATCTGACGAGAACCTCCTGGTACCAAACTGCGTGTGTTTGTTGAAAAAGACCGTCAACAACACTTTGGCTGATGGCAG gCGTGTGGTTGTTGTTATGGACATGGATATATTAAAGTCAGCAGAGGAAGCTGGGGGAAAGATTGGAAATCCCACTCCTTATAATACAGATG GTAAGATGTCATCTCCACAGAAGGTGTCATCAAGTACCTATGTTCCAGAGTCCCCTCCGTCTGCTGCCGTGCCTGGACCCTCCTATAGGAACTACTTCT CTCCCCGAGGCAGAGGAGGAAGTTTTACGGGACAAGCACCCATGAAAGCTTCTCCCATGAAAGCTTCTCCCATGAAAGCTTCTCCCATGAAAGCTTCTCCCATGAAAGCTTCTCCCATGAAAGCTTCTCCCATGAAGGCCTCGGCTATAAAAGCATCACCCAGTAAGGGCTTAACCGTGAAGGTTTCACCCATGAAAGCTTCGCCCATGAAGGCCAACAGCGCTTCTCCAGGTTCTTCAGCAAAAGTGATTCCTATTGCAAGCCTCAACCCCTACCAAAGCAA gTGGACTATCAGAGCCAGAGTCACCAACAAGTCGAGCATTCGCACGTGGAGTAACTCCAGAGGAGAGGGCAAGCTCTTCTCCTTTGAGATAGTGGATGAGAGT GGTGAAATCAGGATCACTGCTTTCAACAAGGAAGTGGACAAGTTTTTCTCTCTAGTGGAGCAAGGCAAG GTGTACTACATCTCCAAGGCTACACTCAAGCCGGCCAACAAACAGTACACCACGCTGAAGAACGACTACGAGATGACCCTCCACGCTCACTCATCCATCGTGCCATGTGATGACAATCAGAGCATCCCCACAGTGCACTGTGACTTTGTGCCCATCGCAGAACTGGAAAATCGAGACAAAGATGCTATCATTG ATGTGATTGGAATATGTAAGAGTGCTGAGGATGTATCCCGTATCACCACTAAGAACAGCAGAGAAGTCTCCAAGAGGGCTCTCAGCATAATCGACCAAACAGGCAAAGTCGTGACAGTCACACTGTGGGGCGAAGAG gCAGAAAATTTTGATGGCTCTACGCAGCCAGTGGTTGCCATCAAAGGAGCTCGATTGTCTGATTTTGGGGGAAGATCTCTCTCTGCATTGTTCAGTTCAACAGTCATGGTCAACCCAGATATACCACAGGCCTTTAGACTGAGAGCCTG GTATGACCGGGAAGGCTTTGCAATCAACAGCCAGTCGCTGACAGAGACCAGGTCAGCAGGCACAGGATTAAACGTGAACTGGAAAACACTGAGCGACATTAAGAATGAAGACATGGGCCATGGAGAGAAG GCACAGTATTTCAGCTGCGTGGCGACAGTGCTGTACATTCGTAAGGAGAATTGTCTGTACCAAGCCTGTCCATCTGCAGACTGCAACAAGAAGGTCATCGACCAGCAGAATGGGCTGTACCGCTGCGAAAAGTGTAACAGAGAGTTCCCCAACTTCAAATACAGACTCTTACTTTCT GCTAACTTAGCTGACTTCGGGGATAACCAGTGGGTGACGTGCTTCCAGGAGACAGCTGAGGCCCTGTTGGGTCACAGCGCAGAAACTCTCGGACATctcagagacaca GATGAAGCTGCCTTCGATGAAGTCTTCCAGAAAGCCAACTTCACAACTCACATCTTTAAAAACAGAGTCAAGCTAGAGACCTACAAC GATGAGAGTCGAGTGAAGGTAACTGTAATGGAAGTCCAGCCGGTCGACCACAGGGAATACAGCCGGAGACTCCTGCAAAACATCTACAAATTGGCTAGATGA
- the LOC116334034 gene encoding replication protein A 70 kDa DNA-binding subunit-like isoform X3, with protein sequence MNVPLTKGAVEALCKGLDVDKPVLQLLNIRQISNASGPPRFRLMMSDGQHSLTSCLLATQLNYLSDENLLVPNCVCLLKKTVNNTLADGRRVVVVMDMDILKSAEEAGGKIGNPTPYNTDGKMSSPQKVSSSTYVPESPPSAAVPGPSYRNYFSPRGRGGSFTGQAPMKASPMKASPMKASAIKASPSKGLTVKVSPMKASPMKANSASPGSSAKVIPIASLNPYQSKWTIRARVTNKSSIRTWSNSRGEGKLFSFEIVDESGEIRITAFNKEVDKFFSLVEQGKVYYISKATLKPANKQYTTLKNDYEMTLHAHSSIVPCDDNQSIPTVHCDFVPIAELENRDKDAIIDVIGICKSAEDVSRITTKNSREVSKRALSIIDQTGKVVTVTLWGEEAENFDGSTQPVVAIKGARLSDFGGRSLSALFSSTVMVNPDIPQAFRLRAWYDREGFAINSQSLTETRSAGTGLNVNWKTLSDIKNEDMGHGEKAQYFSCVATVLYIRKENCLYQACPSADCNKKVIDQQNGLYRCEKCNREFPNFKYRLLLSANLADFGDNQWVTCFQETAEALLGHSAETLGHLRDTDEAAFDEVFQKANFTTHIFKNRVKLETYNDESRVKVTVMEVQPVDHREYSRRLLQNIYKLAR encoded by the exons ATGAACGTACCTCTTACAAAAGGGGCGGTTGAA GCCCTCTGCAAAGGCTTAGATGTGGACAAGCCcgtgctgcagctgctg AACATCCGTCAGATCAGTAATGCCTCAGGCCCACCCAGATTCCGACTTATGATGAGTGATGGCCAGCACTCTCTGACTT CTTGCCTGCTTGCTACCCAGTTAAACTATTTATCTGACGAGAACCTCCTGGTACCAAACTGCGTGTGTTTGTTGAAAAAGACCGTCAACAACACTTTGGCTGATGGCAG gCGTGTGGTTGTTGTTATGGACATGGATATATTAAAGTCAGCAGAGGAAGCTGGGGGAAAGATTGGAAATCCCACTCCTTATAATACAGATG GTAAGATGTCATCTCCACAGAAGGTGTCATCAAGTACCTATGTTCCAGAGTCCCCTCCGTCTGCTGCCGTGCCTGGACCCTCCTATAGGAACTACTTCT CTCCCCGAGGCAGAGGAGGAAGTTTTACGGGACAAGCA CCCATGAAAGCTTCTCCCATGAAAGCTTCTCCCATGAAGGCCTCGGCTATAAAAGCATCACCCAGTAAGGGCTTAACCGTGAAGGTTTCACCCATGAAAGCTTCGCCCATGAAGGCCAACAGCGCTTCTCCAGGTTCTTCAGCAAAAGTGATTCCTATTGCAAGCCTCAACCCCTACCAAAGCAA gTGGACTATCAGAGCCAGAGTCACCAACAAGTCGAGCATTCGCACGTGGAGTAACTCCAGAGGAGAGGGCAAGCTCTTCTCCTTTGAGATAGTGGATGAGAGT GGTGAAATCAGGATCACTGCTTTCAACAAGGAAGTGGACAAGTTTTTCTCTCTAGTGGAGCAAGGCAAG GTGTACTACATCTCCAAGGCTACACTCAAGCCGGCCAACAAACAGTACACCACGCTGAAGAACGACTACGAGATGACCCTCCACGCTCACTCATCCATCGTGCCATGTGATGACAATCAGAGCATCCCCACAGTGCACTGTGACTTTGTGCCCATCGCAGAACTGGAAAATCGAGACAAAGATGCTATCATTG ATGTGATTGGAATATGTAAGAGTGCTGAGGATGTATCCCGTATCACCACTAAGAACAGCAGAGAAGTCTCCAAGAGGGCTCTCAGCATAATCGACCAAACAGGCAAAGTCGTGACAGTCACACTGTGGGGCGAAGAG gCAGAAAATTTTGATGGCTCTACGCAGCCAGTGGTTGCCATCAAAGGAGCTCGATTGTCTGATTTTGGGGGAAGATCTCTCTCTGCATTGTTCAGTTCAACAGTCATGGTCAACCCAGATATACCACAGGCCTTTAGACTGAGAGCCTG GTATGACCGGGAAGGCTTTGCAATCAACAGCCAGTCGCTGACAGAGACCAGGTCAGCAGGCACAGGATTAAACGTGAACTGGAAAACACTGAGCGACATTAAGAATGAAGACATGGGCCATGGAGAGAAG GCACAGTATTTCAGCTGCGTGGCGACAGTGCTGTACATTCGTAAGGAGAATTGTCTGTACCAAGCCTGTCCATCTGCAGACTGCAACAAGAAGGTCATCGACCAGCAGAATGGGCTGTACCGCTGCGAAAAGTGTAACAGAGAGTTCCCCAACTTCAAATACAGACTCTTACTTTCT GCTAACTTAGCTGACTTCGGGGATAACCAGTGGGTGACGTGCTTCCAGGAGACAGCTGAGGCCCTGTTGGGTCACAGCGCAGAAACTCTCGGACATctcagagacaca GATGAAGCTGCCTTCGATGAAGTCTTCCAGAAAGCCAACTTCACAACTCACATCTTTAAAAACAGAGTCAAGCTAGAGACCTACAAC GATGAGAGTCGAGTGAAGGTAACTGTAATGGAAGTCCAGCCGGTCGACCACAGGGAATACAGCCGGAGACTCCTGCAAAACATCTACAAATTGGCTAGATGA